A genomic stretch from Pagrus major chromosome 3, Pma_NU_1.0 includes:
- the rftn1a gene encoding raftlin, translated as MGCRLPKLRKAEERRSPGNIYSTLRRPQVETKVGVAYTYHFLDFLLGKEEVPVSSVLCLSSVRELPVQVRELYAQGFVLVAVHPFVHSCGPRHAHIQRQLHRAVLVRETPSSEKSQLRWGRQRLETDVCVAGHQSADPEVIQSYVKRIQDVAEQGVMFVGFLQQPGGGPCFLGQWDPEELSSLHSSPSPIHRHPFSANTSPTDPAEAYHNDIEPEHHPFQPHEDAEQNKPLLPRELDFIPLKPIQSLELNQGESNEQIQTLHISLKESLESPNQPQDHSKPSVDTVQWCPNLNQADVQVNQLCPSPAEAAGVTRQPKGQLPDLKHFNLSHQRERQSSSSDSWLSSPELDRNHERKSSSTCTDGQSRMTTHNNNHIRLKSSEKDKNSSSPPAQARMQLFALYNHTEEINTSLRFYSLRVPLQVQREAGLITEVDTHWLDHMTQHFTSGAHLIDGFFYVEDENDNGVSSVDSVFIFQSSAEETTNASYDAIVVEQWTVVDGVVVKADYIPLLQSLAPYGWRLMCVLPTPIVKTNSDGSLSTKQILFLQRPVLQRKRKDFKMLNLRGRSKAKKKSSGEDERENTSPVMETEMDRLTRTSKEEEEEEPLRRKSRDSGRSEGASPQQGGEEDEEDALHQKGYLFLSGSRVSVEEQEEETDVDAIPASRQEKSVRWTDVCQRDDRGVKEEVKTEERIKQQLFSGVC; from the exons ATGGGGTGTAGGCTTCCGAAGTTGAGGAAGGCAGAAGAGAGGCGAAGCCCAGGCAATATCTACTCCACCCTGCGACGGCCTCAGGTGGAGACTAAAGTGGGTGTGGCCTACACCTACCACTTCCTGGATTTCCTGTTGGGGAAAGAAG AGGTGCCGGTGTCGTCGGTGCTTTGTCTCTCCTCGGTAAGAGAGCTACCGGTTCAGGTCAGGGAACTCTACGCGCAGGGTTTTGTCCTGGTCGCCGTCCACCCGTTTGTCCACTCCTGCGGCCCTCGGCACGCACACATCCAGCGCCAGCTCCACCGGGCCGTGCTGGTCCGAGAGACGCCAAG TTCAGAGAAAAGCCAACTGAGGTGGGGAAGGCAACGTCTGgagacagatgtgtgtgtggcaggtcACCAGTCTGCTGACCCTGAGGTGATCCAGAGCTATGTCAAGAGG ATCCAGGATGTAGCAGAACAAGGGGTGATGTTTGTGGGCTTTCTCCAGCAGCCAGGCGGAGGACCCTGCTTCTTGGGACAATGGGACCCTGAAGAGTTGTCCTCCTTACATTCAAGCCCTTCACCCATACATCGACACCCTTTCAGTGCCAACACCAGCCCAACAGATCCTGCAGAGGCGTATCATAACGACATAGAACCAGAACATCACCCCTTCCAACCTCATGAAGACGCAGAACAGAACAAGCCTTTGCTGCCACGAGAACTGGACTTCATCCCTCTGAAACCCATCCAGAGTTTAGAGCTCAACCAGGGGGAGTCGAATGAGCAAATCCAGACCTTACACATCAGCCTCAAAGAGTCACTAGAGTCACCAAACCAACCTCAAGATCACAGCAAACCCAGTGTAGATACAGTTCAGTGGTGTCCAAATCTAAACCAAGCAGACGTCCAAGTGAACCAGCTGTGTCCAAGCCCTGCAGAAGCTGCAGGTGTAACAAGACAGCCGAAGGGCCAGCTGCCAGACCTCAAACACTTTAACCTTTCTcaccagagagaaagacaaagttCAAGCTCGGACAGCTGGCTCAGCTCTCCAGAGCTGGATCGAAACCATGAAAGAAAGTCCAGCTCTACCTGTACAGATGGGCAAAGCAGAATGAcgacacacaacaacaaccacatccGGCTCAAGAGTTCTGAGAAAGATAAGAATTCATCTTCACCACCAGCGCAGGCTA gGATGCAGCTCTTTGCCTTGTACAACCACACAGAGGAGATCAACACTTCTCTGAGGTTCTACTCACTCAGGGTGCCACTGCAAGTACAAAGGGAAGCAGGGCTCATCACAGAAGTTGACACACACTGGCTTGACCACATGACTCAGCATTTCACCAGTGGCGCGCACCTCATCGACGGGTTTTTCTACGTTGAAGACGAAAACG ACAACGGGGTTTCATCTGTGGATAGCGTGTTCATCTTCCAGAGCTCTGCAGAGGAGACGACAAACGCCTCCTACGACGCCATCGTGGTTGAGCAGTGGACAGTTGTTGAT GGTGTCGTGGTGAAGGCAGACTACATCCCCTTGCTCCAGTCTCTGGCTCCATATGGATGGaggctgatgtgtgtgttaccCACACCGATTGTCAAGACCAACAG tGACGGGAGTTTGTCGACTAAGCAAATCCTCTTCCTTCAGAGACCTGTTTTGCAACGCAAGAGAAAAGACTTCAAG ATGTTGAACCTCAGGGGTCGCAGCAAGGCAAAGAAGAAATCTTCCGgagaggacgagagagagaaCACGTCCCctgtgatggagacagagatggaCAGGTTAACAAGAACCtcaaaagaggaagaggaagaagagccactgaggaggaagagcagggaCAGCGGAAGGAGCGAAGGAGCGAGCCCTCagcaaggaggagaggaggacgaagaggatGCTCTGCATCAAAAGGGCTACTTGTTCCTATCGGGGAGCAGGGTGTCTGTtgaagagcaggaagaggaaaccGATGTTGACGCGATCCCAGCGTCCAGGCAGGAGAAGTCGGTGAGATGGACGgatgtgtgtcagagagatgacagaggGGTcaaggaggaggtgaagacgGAAGAGCGGatcaaacagcagctgttttctgGCGTCTGTTGA